From the Pseudomonas syringae KCTC 12500 genome, the window GCACGCGCTTCTTGCCGACTTCCAGCAAGGTGCCGCGAAACTCCTGACCCGAACCGTCAAACAGTTGCAGCGCGTCACCTTCGGTCATGCGCAGCACGCGGCTGATGTAATGCGCCTGGGCCTCAGGCAGTTCATGCTCGCCCAGACTCAGCGGCGTTTCAGTAAAAAAGCGGGACAGTCTCATGGTGTGTCTCGGTTCCAGTGTTCGTTTTGTGATGACGCCGTCACCCGGCTCGCTCCCGCATGTGCAGCCAGGCCCCTGTAGGAGCGGACTTGTCCGCGAAGGCGTCAGTCATGACGCCGCAATTTCCAGCCTTAACCCGGATCCCTGAAATCCGGATGAAAGTTCTCGCGCACGGCAACGCTGACACTGCTGCGTGTCGCGATATCAATACCTTCGCTGGCCACTTCGGCGAGGAAGTCGATCTGCTCCGGCGTGATCACATACGGCGGCAGGAAATACACCACACTGCCCAGCGGCCGCAGCAGTGCGCCACGCTCCAGTGCGTGCTGGAAGACTTTCATGCCGCGGCGTTCCTGCCACGGGTAGGCGGTCTTGGTGGCCTTGTCCTGAACCATTTCAATGGCGATGGCCATGCCGGTCTGACGCACTTCCGCGACGTGCGGGTGATCGACCAGATGCGCAGTGGCCGTCGCCATGCGTTGCGCCAAAGCCTTGTTGTTTTCGATGACGTTGTCCTGCTCGAAGATATCCAGGGTCGCCAGCGCCGCCGCACAGGCCAGCGGGTTGCCGGTGTAACTGTGCGAGTGCAGGAACGCACGCAGGGTCGGGTAGTCGTCGTAGAACGCGTCGTATACATCATCGGTGGTCAGGCAGGCGGCCAGCGGCAGGTAGCCACCGGTCAACGCTTTGGACAGGCACAGGAAGTCCGGACGAATGCCGGCCTGTTCGCAGGCGAACATGGTCCCGGTACGGCCGAAACCGACAGCGATTTCATCGTGGATCAAGTGCACGCCATAGCGGTCGCAGGCGTCGCGCAGAAGCTTGAGGTAGATCGGGTGATACATGCGCATGCCGCCTGCACCCTGGATCAGCGGTTCGACGATCACTGCCGCAACGCTGGCGTGGTGTTCGGCGAGGGTCTGCTCCATGGCGGCGAACATGTTGCGCGAATGCTCTTCCCAGCTCATGCCGTCCGGGCGGTGGTAGCAATCGGGGCTCGGCACCTTGATGGTGTCGAGCAGCAGCGCCTTGTAGGTTTCGGTGAACAGCGGCACGTCACCGACCGACATCGCCGCCACGGTCTCGCCGTGGTAGCTGTTGGTCAGGGTGACGAAGCGTTTCTTGTCCGGCTGACCTCGATTGAGCCAGTAGTGAAAGCTCATTTTCAGCGCAACTTCGATGCACGAAGAACCGTTATCGGCGTAGAAGCAGCGGGTCAGGCCGTCAGGCGTGAGTTTGACCAGCCGCTCGGACAGCTCGATCACCGGCTGATGGCTGAAACCGGCGAGGATCACGTGCTCCAGCTGGTCGACCTGATCCTTGATGCGCTGATTGATGCGCGGGTTGGCGTGTCCGAAAACGTTGACCCACCAGGAGCTGACAGCGTCCAGATAACGCTTGCCCTCGAAGTCTTCAAGCCATACGCCTTCACCGCGCTTGATCGGTATCAACGGCAGATTTTCGTGGTCTTTCATCTGGGTGCAGGGGTGCCACAGGACCTTCAGGTCACGTTGCATCCACTGGTCATTGAGGCCCATTTTCAATCTCCGGGTAGCGACTCGCCTGATGCGAGGACGAACAATCGCGCAAGCCTATGCAATGCCCGCCTGCGGAACAACCTTTGATGCAGTTTTAACGGTCGATGGACATTGCTGGCGGCTATTTGATGGCTCGCGTATCCTGCGCAGCGAGTCGATGTGTCGGGCTGACTTGCCCTATCTTCCCTATGTTTTCTGGAGTTCGCCGAATGCTTTCTGGTTGGCTGCGCGCGTGTGCGCTGATAGTGGCAGGGTTGGTCAGCGTTTCGACGCTCGCCGATGAAAAACAACGAACCGCCATTGTCGTCGGTGGTGGTCTGGCAGGTTTGACTGCCGCCTATGAACTGCAGGCCAAAGGCTGGCAGGTGACGGTGCTGGAAGCCAAGCCGAGCCTGGGTGGCCGCTCCGGTCTGGCGACCAGCGAGTGGATCGGCAACACCAAGGCTCAGCCTGTGCTGAACCGCTATCTGGACAGCTTCAAGCTGTCTACCGTGCCTGCGCCTGAATTCGTGCGCACGCCCAGTTACCTGATCGATGGTGTGTACTTCACCCAGGCTGACCTGGCCGTCAAACAGCCGGCGACCGCCGAAGCCATCAAGCGCTACAACGACACGCTGGATAACCTCGCGCGTTCAGTTGACGACCCGGAAAACCCGGCGTCCAACAGCACGCTGTTTGCGCTCGACCAGATCAACGTTGCCAACTGGCTGGACCGCCTGAACCTGCCTGTCACTGCGCGTCAGTTAATCAATCAGCAGATCCGTACCCGCTACGACGAGCCTTCGCGCCTGTCGCTGCTGTACCTCGCCCAGCAATCGCGGGTTTATCGCTCGGTCGACGAGCGTGACTTGCGTGCTGCGCGCCTGCCCGGTGGCAGTGCGGTGCTGACCCAGGCGTTCGTCAAGCAACTCAAGACCGTCAAGACCAACTCGCCGGTGACGGCAGTCATTCAAGAGAAGGACAAGGTCACGGTCAAGGCTGGCGCCACCAGCTATACAGCAGACTATGTAGTGATGGCCGTGCCGTTGCGTTCGCTGGGCAAGATCCAGATGACGCCTGCACTGGACGCGCAGCACATGGGCGCGATCAAGAGTACCAACTACGGCTGGCGCGACCAGATCATGCTCAAGTTCAAGACTCCGGTCTGGGACAGCAAGGCGCGCATGTCCGGTGAAGTGTTCAGTAACACCGGTCTGGGCATGTTGTGGGTAGAGCCGGCGCTTAAAGGTGGCGCCAACGTGGTGATCAACCTGTCTGGCGACAACGCACGCATCATGCAGGCCTTCGGTGACAAGCAGATGGTCGATCAGGTGCTGATCCGTCTGCATGCGTTCTACCCTGAGGCACGCGGCGCCTACACCGGCTATGAAATCCGCCGTTACAGCGTCGATCCTTCCACCGGCGGTTCTTACCTGGCGTTCGGTCCCGGCCAGATCAGCAAATACTGGCGCTTGTGGGAACGGCCGATCCTGCGCGTAGCCTTTGCTGGCGAGCACACCGACACCTTGTACCCCGGCACTCTGGAAGGCGCCCTGCGCAGCGGTCAGCGTGCAGCCGGTCAGGTGCAGGATCTGGCCGCTGGCAAGTCGTTCGAGCCGGTCAAGGTTGCACCGCCGAAAGCACCGGCCCCTGCTGCGCAGAAGTCCGATGGCAATTTCTTCAGCAACCTGTTCGGCGGTTCCTCCGACAAACCGGCTGAACCTGCCAAGCCGCAGGCTGGCAAGCCAGGTTTCTTCTCGCGCATGTTCGGTGGCGGTGAAGAACCGGCCCCGGCACCTGCTCCGGCAGAGAAAGCTGTAGAGCCTGCTCCAGCGCCTGCACCGGCTGCCCCTCCGGCACCCGTGGTTGCGCCGGTTGTCCAGCCTGCCAAACCGCCGGTAAAAGCCGAGCCAGCGAAGAAACCAGCGACCAAGGCTGAGCCTGCGAAGAAAGTGCAAAGCAAGGAAGCGGCCAGGAAAGAAGCGGCTAAAAAAGAGGCTGCGAAGAAGGAAGCGGCCAAAAAAGAGGCCGCGAAAAAGGCTCAGAGCAAACCGGCGCCAGCCAAGGCCCCTGCTGAAGCAGCGCCTGCAGACGCCAATAACTGACCGTCCGATGGCTGACTGAAAGGGATGCGGTTCATACCGCATCCCTTTTTTTATGCGCGCTCGATTCGTTCTATCCCTGTGGGTAGCCCTTGTCGGGCCTGATCGTGCCGTTCATCGGTATCGAAAGGCCGATGGTCATTGCAAAGTGTTACTGACGGCAAATTATCGGGATGCTGCTGCAGCGCGGACAGCCTGACACCGCTGAACAGAGGTTCAGGTGTTGAGGGAAGCAACAGAATCGAGGTACGAACTGCCCACCAGACCTATCGTATTGTTCGATGCGTCCGAGCGAAATTTTGCGCTTTCATTCGATAGATAAAAAGCTAGTCTGGTAACACTTCTGACAAGGTACTGGTAATGCAGCTACGTAATTCATCCTCTCGCTACGGTCTGGTCAGCATAGTGCTGCACTGGGGTGTGGCAGCTGTCGTGTTTGGAGTGTTTGCGCTGGGGCTGTGGATGGTTGGGCTGGATTACTACGACACGTGGCGCAAGGCGGGTCCTGATCTGCACAAGAGCATCGGCATCACGTTGTTTGCGGTCATGTTGATCCGCGTGGTCTGGCGTCTGCTCAGTCCGCCACCGCCGCCGTTGACCAGCTACAGTAAGTTGACGCGCATCGGTGCCGCATTCGGCCATCTGTTTTTGTACGTCGCACTGTTTGCCGTGATGTTCGCCGGGTATCTCATTTCCACCGCCGATGGCGTGGGGATTCCGATATTCGGCCTGTTCGATGTGCCCGCGCTGGTTTCGGGCCTTCCTGATCAGGCAGAAACGGCTGGCTGGATTCACCTGTATCTGGCCTGGGTCATCGTGATATTCGCGGGGCTCCATGGTCTTGCTGCATTGAAACACCACTTCATCGATCGCGATGTGACCCTCAAGCGTATGCTGGGTCGTAATTGATTGTTCAACCAAAACGGGAATAAACGCATGTTGAAGAAGTCTCTCGCCGCTCTGGCTCTGGGTACCGCATTGTTGTCTGCTGGCCAGGCCATGGCTGCCGACTACGTTATCGACAAGGAAGGTCAACACGCATTCGTTGACTTCAAGATCAGCCACCTGGGTTACAGCTTCATCCACGGTACCTTCAAGGACTGGGACGGCACGTTCAGCTTCGATGCTGCCAAGCCTGAAGCCAGTAAAATCAACGTCGATCTGAAAACCGCCAGCCTGTTCACCAACCACGCTGAGCGCGACAAACACATCTCCAGCAAAGACTTCCTGGACGTTGCCAAATACCCTGAGGCCAAATTCGTTTCCACCGCAGTCAAATCGACTGGCGAGAAAACGGCTGACGTCACTGGCGACCTGACCCTGCACGGCGTGACCAAGCCAATCGTCATCAAGGCAACCTTCAACGGCGAAGGCAAGGATCCATGGGGCGGCTACCGTGCCGGCTTCAACGGTACTTCGACGCTGAATCTGAACGACTTCGGCATCAAAGGCCCAGGCCCGACGTCGCAGACGCTGGATCTGGACATCAGCTTCGAAGGCGTACAGAAGAAGTAATTGCACGCTTGATCGACAGAACGCCGACCCTTGGGTCGGCGTTTTTGTTGGTGCTGCCCTGGATCGAACGCGGAGCGTCCAAGGCTGCGCTACTACGCGGAGCGCTTATCTTCATATACAAGCCCTGAAAAGCTCGGAGGACGGCGCTTTCAGGTTTCTGCCCGCAGGGCGTGGGAGCGGACCGGGCGACGCTTCGCTTGTTCGCGAAAGGGCCTGTATATTCACCGAAAATGCATCGTCTGAGCTGAAGCCTTCGCGAACAAGTTCGCTCCTACGGCCTTCGGCCAGAATCAAAAACAGATTTACGTATACGCAGAGTGCGGGAGCGATCATCTCGCACGACGATCATCGATACAACAAACAAAAACGCCCCGAGCAAGTCGGGGCGTTTTTAGTGTTGCGTGGCTGTCAGCTGTCGCGATTGCGGGTCAGCAGGGCCGGTTTTTCACCGCGTGGACGGCTTGGCAACTGGTCCAGTTGCTCGGCA encodes:
- a CDS encoding adenosylmethionine--8-amino-7-oxononanoate transaminase, producing MGLNDQWMQRDLKVLWHPCTQMKDHENLPLIPIKRGEGVWLEDFEGKRYLDAVSSWWVNVFGHANPRINQRIKDQVDQLEHVILAGFSHQPVIELSERLVKLTPDGLTRCFYADNGSSCIEVALKMSFHYWLNRGQPDKKRFVTLTNSYHGETVAAMSVGDVPLFTETYKALLLDTIKVPSPDCYHRPDGMSWEEHSRNMFAAMEQTLAEHHASVAAVIVEPLIQGAGGMRMYHPIYLKLLRDACDRYGVHLIHDEIAVGFGRTGTMFACEQAGIRPDFLCLSKALTGGYLPLAACLTTDDVYDAFYDDYPTLRAFLHSHSYTGNPLACAAALATLDIFEQDNVIENNKALAQRMATATAHLVDHPHVAEVRQTGMAIAIEMVQDKATKTAYPWQERRGMKVFQHALERGALLRPLGSVVYFLPPYVITPEQIDFLAEVASEGIDIATRSSVSVAVRENFHPDFRDPG
- a CDS encoding flavin monoamine oxidase family protein; translated protein: MLSGWLRACALIVAGLVSVSTLADEKQRTAIVVGGGLAGLTAAYELQAKGWQVTVLEAKPSLGGRSGLATSEWIGNTKAQPVLNRYLDSFKLSTVPAPEFVRTPSYLIDGVYFTQADLAVKQPATAEAIKRYNDTLDNLARSVDDPENPASNSTLFALDQINVANWLDRLNLPVTARQLINQQIRTRYDEPSRLSLLYLAQQSRVYRSVDERDLRAARLPGGSAVLTQAFVKQLKTVKTNSPVTAVIQEKDKVTVKAGATSYTADYVVMAVPLRSLGKIQMTPALDAQHMGAIKSTNYGWRDQIMLKFKTPVWDSKARMSGEVFSNTGLGMLWVEPALKGGANVVINLSGDNARIMQAFGDKQMVDQVLIRLHAFYPEARGAYTGYEIRRYSVDPSTGGSYLAFGPGQISKYWRLWERPILRVAFAGEHTDTLYPGTLEGALRSGQRAAGQVQDLAAGKSFEPVKVAPPKAPAPAAQKSDGNFFSNLFGGSSDKPAEPAKPQAGKPGFFSRMFGGGEEPAPAPAPAEKAVEPAPAPAPAAPPAPVVAPVVQPAKPPVKAEPAKKPATKAEPAKKVQSKEAARKEAAKKEAAKKEAAKKEAAKKAQSKPAPAKAPAEAAPADANN
- a CDS encoding cytochrome b translates to MQLRNSSSRYGLVSIVLHWGVAAVVFGVFALGLWMVGLDYYDTWRKAGPDLHKSIGITLFAVMLIRVVWRLLSPPPPPLTSYSKLTRIGAAFGHLFLYVALFAVMFAGYLISTADGVGIPIFGLFDVPALVSGLPDQAETAGWIHLYLAWVIVIFAGLHGLAALKHHFIDRDVTLKRMLGRN
- a CDS encoding YceI family protein: MLKKSLAALALGTALLSAGQAMAADYVIDKEGQHAFVDFKISHLGYSFIHGTFKDWDGTFSFDAAKPEASKINVDLKTASLFTNHAERDKHISSKDFLDVAKYPEAKFVSTAVKSTGEKTADVTGDLTLHGVTKPIVIKATFNGEGKDPWGGYRAGFNGTSTLNLNDFGIKGPGPTSQTLDLDISFEGVQKK